The stretch of DNA GCCGGCGCCGCTGGGCCTCGGGCTCGTGGGCGCGCTCCAGCAGATCGGCCATCGCCGCCACCGGGTCGCCGGTACGTTCCATGAGGTTCAGCACCATGGTGGTGGTGACCTGGAACTGGCTGGTCAGCGTCTCCGGGGCCGCATCGCGCAGCCGCTCGAAGGTCTTGTCCGTCCAGTTGACGCGCCCCTCGGGGGCCTTCTTGCGCACGATCTTGCGGCGCTTGCGCTCGTCGTCGCCGGCCTTGGCCAGCGCCTTGGCGTTCTCGATGACGTGCTCGGGGGCCTGGACGACGACGTAGCCGCGGGTGTCGAAGCCGGCGCGCCCGGCCCGTCCGGCGATCTGGTGGAACTCGCGCGCGGTGAGGTGGCGCTCCTTGGAACCGTCGAACTTCACCAGCGAGGTCATGACCACCGAGCGGATCGGCACGTTGATCCCCACCCCGAGCGTGTCCGTGCCGCAGATGACGGACAGCAGCCCTTCGCGGGCCAGGCGCTCCACCAGTCGCCGGTATCGTGGCAGCATGCCCGCGTGGTGCACGCCGATCCCGGCGCGCAGCAGTCGTGAGAGCGTGGCCCCGAAACCGCCGCCGAAGCGGAAGTCGCCCAGCGCCCGCACCACCTCCGCCTTGCGGGACTTGGGCACCAGGTCGACGCTCAGCAGGGAGGTCGCCCGCTCCACCGCCTCCTTCTGGGAGAAGTGGACGACGTAGACCGGAGCCTTGTCCTGCCCCACCAGGCGCTGAAGCAGCTCACCGATCGGCTCGACGACGTACTCCATCTCCAGGGGAACTGGCCGAACGGCGTCGTCGACGACGGCGACCTCGCGGCCCGTGCGCTCGCGCAGGTCCCGAACGAAGAATGAGACATCGCCCAGCGTCGCCGACAGCAGCACCATCTGCGCCTGGGGCAGCTCCAGGAGGGGGACCTGCCAGGCCCAGCCGCGCTGAGGGTCCGCGTAGTAGTGGAACTCGTCCATGACGACGCAGTCCACGTCCATGTCCTCGCCCTCGCGCAGGGACTGGTTGGCCAGGATCTCCGCGGTGCAGCAGATGATCGGGGCGGCGGCGTTGATGGAGGTGTCCCCGGTGACCATGCCGACGTTGTCGGCCCCGAACAGGCGCACCAGCTCGAAGAACTTCTCACTGACCAGGGCCTTGAGGGGGGCCGTGTAGTAGGAGCGACCCCCACGGGCCAGCGAGACGGTGTGGGCGGCCAACGCGATCATCGACTTGCCCGAACCTGTCGGTGTGGCGGCGATGACGTGGCGGCCCTCAAGAATCTCCGACAGCGCCTCGTCCTGGTGCGGGTAGAGCGGGCGGCCCGTCGTCTCCGCCCAGTCCGAGAATGCCAGGTAGACCTCCTCGGGCTCGGGGACGCGCTCAGGATCGTCAGCCGGGATGAGGGCGTCGAGCATCGCGTTGAGGGCCGGAGCAGTCTGGGTGGTCACGGCGTCATCGTCTCACGGGGGCCGTATCGAACGGTCTGGGCTGGCTCGTGGGAGAGCCACAGAGACCGTGGCGCGTCCTGAGGAGCGACCGCACTATGTTCCGGGTGCCGATTCATGAGAGCATGCGGGCCGTCCCCACCTGCTGCGACACCGTGAAAGGCCGAATCTCCCATGGAAGCCCTCGCCGCTCAGCTTGAGGCAGTCTCGGACTGGATCACGCTCCACATCACCATGTGGGTGCTCGTCGGTACCGGGATTCTGCTGACCGTCCTCACTCGAGGTGTCCAGCTGCGTCGTCTGCCGGACATGCTCCACCAGGTGGCCGGATCACGTTCCGGCGCACAGGGAGGCATCTCCTCCTTCCAGGCCTTCACGATCTCCCTGGCCGCCCGTGTGGGCATCGGTAACGTCTTCGGGGTGGCTGCGGCCCTCATCCTGGGCGGTCCCGGCGCGATCTTCTGGATGTGGATCGTGGCCCTGGTCGGTATGGCCACCGCCTTCTTCGAGGCGACCCTGGCCCAGATGTTCAAGGTCCGCCACACCGACGGCTCCTTCCGCGGCGGCCCCGCCTACTACATGGCGCGAGGACTGCGCAGCCGGGCCCTGGGCGTCGTCTTCGCAGGGCTGACGATCTTCACCTGCGGCTTCTCCATCATCATGGTCCAGTCCAATGCCGTCGCCGGCGTCATCGGCCCAGGCTCTCCACTGAACCTGAGCCCCGTCGTTGCCGCCACGGTGCTGGTGGCGCTGTCCGCCCTCGTCATCCTCGGCGGGGTGCGGCGGGTCGCCCGCGTCACCGAGTGGATGGCGCCGATCATGGCCCTGGTCTACGTGGTCATGGCCATCATCATCGTCGGCCTCCACATCAGCCAGCTCCCGGGCATCCTGGCCACCATCGTGGGCTCGGCCTTCGGCCCCTATCCCTTCGCCGGAGGGGTGACCGGAGGCATCATCGCCGCCCTGACCAACGGAACCCGCCGCGGCCTGTTCTCCAACGAGGCCGGACAGGGAACCGCGCCCTTCGCAGCCGCCACCGCGACCGTCGCTCACCCGGTCCAGCAGGGACTCATCCAGTCCCTCGGCGTGTTCGTCGACACCATCATCGTGTGCACCGCAACCGCCTTCATCATCCTGGTCTCCGGCGTCTACAGCCCCGCCCTCGTCGAGGCCGGCACCCTGACCCCCGACGCCGCGGGAACCTTGACCTCCGACGCCGTCGCCGCCACCCTCGGCGGCTGGACCGCCGTGCCCATGACCATCGTCATCTTCGTCCTGGCCTTCTCCTCCATCATCGCCGCGGCCACCTACTCCGAGGTCTCCATGACCTTCATCTCCGAGCGGCCCGCATGGCGATGGCTGCCCCGACTGGTCTCGGTGGCCTCCACCGGCCTGGGCGCGCTCGCCACCCTGACCGTTGTGTGGAACACCGTCGACATCACCATGGCCGTCATGACCCTGACCAACCTGGTCGCCCTCGTCTGGCTCGCCCGCTGGGGCGTGGGCGCCCTGAGGGACTGGGACGTCCAGCGCGCGGCGGGACGAACCGCCCCCCTGTTCGTCGGCGTGGGCAACCCGTACCTGCCCGGCGACCTCCCCGGAGACGTTTGGACCGCTGAGAGAGCCAGCCTGGCCGAGGCGGACGAGACCGCCGACAACGTTGTTCCTGCAGCCACCCCCGCCAGCAGCCAGCCGGCCGCCTCGACAGGAGCCGACGCATGAACCTCACCAGCATCGAGAGCCTGCTCAACTCCGTTGACGACTTCTTCTACACCTACCTCCTCGCCGCCCTCCTCATCCTTGCCGGCGTCTACCTGGCTGCGCGCACCTCCCTGGTGCAGCTGCGCCACTTCGGTACCATGGTCAACTCGTTGTCCGGGTCGCGCTCAGGTGCACAAGGAGGCATCTCCTCCTTCCAGGCCTTCGCTGTGGGGTTGGCCGCACGCGTCGGCATCGGCAACATCGCCGGGGTTGCCCTGGCCGTCGTCGCCGGTGGTCCCGGTGCCCTGTTCTGGATGTGGGTCGTCGCCCTCATCGGCATGGCCACCAGCTTCGTGGAGTCCACGCTTGCGCAGATCTTCAAGGAGCGCGGCCGGGACTTCACCTTCCGCGGGGGCCCGGCCTACTACATCAAGAACGGCTTGGGATCGGCCTTGTGGGGCAAGGTCTTCGCGGTCCTGTGCATCGTCTCGGTGGGAGTCACCGTGGTCATGGTGCAGACGAACTCACTGGCCGAGGTGATGACGGCCACTGTCCCCAGCCTGTCGGGCTGGATGGTCGGGGTGTTCCTCGTCCTGCTGACCGCTCCCGTGGTCCTGGGCGGAGTGCACCTCGTGGCCCGGGTCGCGGAGTGGCTGGCACCCATCATGGCGCTGGCCTACGTGCTGGTTGCCGTAGTCGTCATCGTCCTCCACATCAACAGGCTGCCGGAGGTCCTCGTCAGCATCCTCCAGGGGGCCTTCGGCCTCAATGAGGCTCTGTTCGGTACCGCAGGAGGAGTCGTCGCGGCGCTGCTCAACGGGGTGCGCCGTGGCCTGTTCTCCAACGAGGCCGGTCTGGGAACCGTCCCCAACGCCGCCGGTACCGCCACGGTCGCACACCCCGTGAGACAGGGACTCATCCAGTCCTTCGGCGTGTTCGTCG from Actinomyces sp. Marseille-P3109 encodes:
- a CDS encoding DEAD/DEAH box helicase; translation: MLDALIPADDPERVPEPEEVYLAFSDWAETTGRPLYPHQDEALSEILEGRHVIAATPTGSGKSMIALAAHTVSLARGGRSYYTAPLKALVSEKFFELVRLFGADNVGMVTGDTSINAAAPIICCTAEILANQSLREGEDMDVDCVVMDEFHYYADPQRGWAWQVPLLELPQAQMVLLSATLGDVSFFVRDLRERTGREVAVVDDAVRPVPLEMEYVVEPIGELLQRLVGQDKAPVYVVHFSQKEAVERATSLLSVDLVPKSRKAEVVRALGDFRFGGGFGATLSRLLRAGIGVHHAGMLPRYRRLVERLAREGLLSVICGTDTLGVGINVPIRSVVMTSLVKFDGSKERHLTAREFHQIAGRAGRAGFDTRGYVVVQAPEHVIENAKALAKAGDDERKRRKIVRKKAPEGRVNWTDKTFERLRDAAPETLTSQFQVTTTMVLNLMERTGDPVAAMADLLERAHEPEAQRRRHVRRALEIYLSLRTAGVLTHVSSAQAAADGRPRLRLAVDLPADFALNQPLAPFALAAMDLLNVEAPEHTVDVVSVVEATLDDPRPLLYAQQRAARGEAIAAMKAEGMDYEERMAALEEITWPQPLAELLTPALEMYKQANPWIAEHELAPKSVVREMVENAMTFSDLISRYELGRSEGVVLRYLTDAYRALRQVVPDEHRTPEVTELIDWLGALVRAVDSSLLDEWEALGQAQAGRAGEVAGLLEGDRPGADDSAGVERAFGAGEDGSVAFTRNRHAFRVAVRREMFRRVELMARDDVEALGRLDASSGWGEDRWDEALGRYWDEYDWIGTDTSARAISLAPLDEAPDETALAAAGVSERLREALETSGRQVWLATQVLEDPDGDHDWRLTALVDLAECDRDKRAVIHLLSVGPQG
- a CDS encoding alanine/glycine:cation symporter family protein, with the protein product MNLTSIESLLNSVDDFFYTYLLAALLILAGVYLAARTSLVQLRHFGTMVNSLSGSRSGAQGGISSFQAFAVGLAARVGIGNIAGVALAVVAGGPGALFWMWVVALIGMATSFVESTLAQIFKERGRDFTFRGGPAYYIKNGLGSALWGKVFAVLCIVSVGVTVVMVQTNSLAEVMTATVPSLSGWMVGVFLVLLTAPVVLGGVHLVARVAEWLAPIMALAYVLVAVVVIVLHINRLPEVLVSILQGAFGLNEALFGTAGGVVAALLNGVRRGLFSNEAGLGTVPNAAGTATVAHPVRQGLIQSFGVFVDTILVCTATGLLILLATDTYRPGDSSLVGAILTQQAVAEHLGSWTTWPMVILIFVLVFSTVLGCYSYAQVNVNFLGGERRAEQVFGIILTAAAFGGTVLTLPVVWALSDIALGLLGVLNLVVVIRLAPWVIGALRDFEAQRAQGLTEPSFVGHGNALLPGDVVPGVWEPDDAARRG
- a CDS encoding alanine/glycine:cation symporter family protein, producing the protein MEALAAQLEAVSDWITLHITMWVLVGTGILLTVLTRGVQLRRLPDMLHQVAGSRSGAQGGISSFQAFTISLAARVGIGNVFGVAAALILGGPGAIFWMWIVALVGMATAFFEATLAQMFKVRHTDGSFRGGPAYYMARGLRSRALGVVFAGLTIFTCGFSIIMVQSNAVAGVIGPGSPLNLSPVVAATVLVALSALVILGGVRRVARVTEWMAPIMALVYVVMAIIIVGLHISQLPGILATIVGSAFGPYPFAGGVTGGIIAALTNGTRRGLFSNEAGQGTAPFAAATATVAHPVQQGLIQSLGVFVDTIIVCTATAFIILVSGVYSPALVEAGTLTPDAAGTLTSDAVAATLGGWTAVPMTIVIFVLAFSSIIAAATYSEVSMTFISERPAWRWLPRLVSVASTGLGALATLTVVWNTVDITMAVMTLTNLVALVWLARWGVGALRDWDVQRAAGRTAPLFVGVGNPYLPGDLPGDVWTAERASLAEADETADNVVPAATPASSQPAASTGADA